The Branchiostoma floridae strain S238N-H82 chromosome 6, Bfl_VNyyK, whole genome shotgun sequence genomic interval ttgcttttagtttgtttcataTTGCCAAAGCCATGACCTTCATTCAGTACTGACACTGTGGCTagaaaaaacaaagatggcAAAACTGAGCTGTTTCTTCAATGCATAgcaatttttgcatcatgagaATCTTTTGTAGACTTCCttaaatgaaattattttgcttttagtttgttaaattttgccaAAGCCATGGCCTTCATTCAGTATTGACTGTAACATGTGGCTAGATGGTAAACATAGATGCATGTTGAATGCATAGTAAGTTGTATGCATATGAAAAtcttttgttgatgtttattttattttcacaagTGCTTTAAGCCTGATTTTCCAGTTTGAATGTGCACAAAAGTAGATGAACTGTTAACTCATACCTTCTGTTTGTAGTAGATATATAGCTAGGTGCAAGGAAACAAAGCTATGTATTGGATCACGACTACAAATAAAATGACAGCATTTTGATGatatttaactacatgtactagtccaTCAGATGCACAATAAGCTAATGCCAAATTGCTTATTTATTAAAATTGAGTAATCATACTCAAGAATTTTTAATAAATTGCAAATGAACTTAAAGCCAAAACTAAACAAAACATCCTTAGTCTGCATCATATGCACAGACTCGTTACTTTCTATGCTATATAGATAAAAGTCAGAAAACAAGCTGGCACAAAGACCTTTGTATTTCCATTctttattttcacttttgatGATTATAGATATGTAGAATGCTGTATTTTTATCTAGACTATTTCGTGTTCTGTGAACATCCATTAAACCAATTGATCTGTCCACAAGTTGACCATGATGTTGTTACTTCTGCGTAGTCCTGTTGCTCTGCTTCTGGTGTCCTGCATCTCCTGAAGACAAAATACAGAATGTCAGACAACATTTATAGCTGGTCCTGGCATGCAGGTATACATACAACACTCAAAATGCtattattgaaaacaaaattttagtGTCCTGTGTGCTCAGTGTGACCAATCAGTCATGATTATCAGACTGGGGCGGTAAATGCCTCATCATTACAGACAGGACAGTCAATGCTGGTTTATCAAATATAGGTGCAAGTCATTCAGAAATAGTGATGCTCCCCTACACTACACTTGATTAACAATGGAATGAAGAATCTGAATAAAATGGTCTATAGTAGACACTTTACAAAGTACTGTACAACTTACCCAAAAAAAGGGACAATACTACCATTAGTAGTACCATGGTCAATTTCCAGTGAACTTGTAATGGTTTAGAGAACATGCAATTAAAACGTTAAGGCTACAGTCCATATGTTTATTTGTACATGATGGTTGGACATAACAGCACTTACATTTCAGACAGGCCTTGAAGCTCGGACACTTTGTCAGTTCCTGGAAAAGATTTAGAGAAACAGTCAGGACACACACCATACATACAAACCTACTTTCTTAGAAAATCATTCCACTCAGATGACAGTCGTGAGAACAATGTTTCTTCACCGTTCCTTTGGAACTCGAAGCGAGCTGGGTTATGGGTTACATCATCGCGGAGCCGACAAACAACATCAAAAACttatattttgaaatctaaCAACACTTACCATGTAGAGTACACTAAATGTTGGTCTTCCTCAGATACTTGATTCCATCAAGTATTGCGCTCGGCCTGTAGATTAAAAGATTGAGATTTGATGAATATTTTGATACAAGATGACAGCATACACCTAATTTAACTGTGTACTTCCACTCAGAAGACAGTCGTGAGAGAACAAGTTTTCTTCACCGTTCTTGTTGAACTCTAAGCGAGCTGGGGTTATGTGTGGCATCATTGTGGAAGTACAAATTATGCATTTTGGACAGGAAAGTAAAATAGAAACAATTTCTCTAACTAAATGTTAAGtttcaaaattgaatttttgatGACCAAAAACTTTCTCAGATATGATTAAGACATGAAAAATAGTACTTACCAAACAAGGCGTAAACACACATCATACTGCACTTCACTGGAGTTGGATCTGCCTCCACTGGAGAAGGAAAGGAAGAAAAGTAATTACTTTTTTGTTTGGCTATAGCAATGTTATTTTGAGAATTAAAACATTCAATGAGCTCAGAGATGAGATAATTTGTAATCAGTAAATGTCATACGAACGAGACTATATATCCTCATCATTGCTCAAACTTTGCATGAAAGTTACACAGAAATAGCTACAAATTCTGCACAGAAATGATAATTTTCATCAAAGCAGCCCACAGTTGCAACAAAGTAACCCCATTTTCAATGcatataaatattataaccTATTCGGTTATTCTGATACCAGTGAGGTTAACAGCATCAAAGTTTCCTTCACCTTGATACCAGTGAGGTTAACAGCATCAAAGTTTCCTTCACTTTGAACAGATTTCAAAGAAGCAACCTACCACTGTATTCCATCCAGGAGGCCACGCATGCTTGCAGTTcactagaaaaaaaagattgaatATTGAGAACTGTTTGAATGCTTACTTTGACTGCTTACTGTTTGAATATCATTTCCAAATATTTTGACTTCCAAAAGTTTTACTTGGCTAAGCTCAGAAATTAAAACATAGCAATTTAACAATCACAGACaatcatcatgttttttcaTCATTGCTCAGCCACTCTGTGAAGCCCTGCTACCAAGAGTACCATTGTACTACTAGTTCTTACTGTAATTGAAGTACAAAACTTAAACTGAGCATGTTTGCAAATACTTACCAGTATGTTGGGTGCTGAGTAGTTCTTCAAGAACTGGACTCTCATACTGCCCAACTTGTGAATGCCTGTACAGGGTTTAACAAATTTGTCACATTAGAACTTGTCATCTGTCTTGACTGTAGCTGCTAGCATGTCTATAGTATAATTGTATACCTCAGACAGTATGTGTCAGCAATAGAATTCTGACATATGCTTGTCAATGAGAATTCATCACAGGCAACAATATGTCTAGCCACACTTAAAACTTTCTTAGTCATATTTTCTGTCTTTCTACTCCTTTGCCATTGCAATTCCTAATGGTGAAACATACTAACCTTTAGAAAACATCTGAGAGTTGTTTTCACCACAGCAGCAGTGACTCATTCACCATCTGCAAGGCAATGATATTGGAGTGTTAAAAAATGTGATCATACCTACAAGTGGATTGATTGCATACCAGGCAGTCAGGCCTGTTAAGAGGACAAAACTTCTCTTGGATCAGCTTCGCCTTTTGTCTGTCACTGATAAGTCAGTACAGGTCTGTGTGTTGTCATCATTCCAAGAATCAAGAACAAATGCAGTTAGTAACCTGACTGTATCTCACTTCTAGCATCCTCCTACTActagagaggagagagagggtTCCATATAGATTCAAATAAGCTCATTGGGCTGTTCCAAAAGATAAATGTGGAGAGGGGGTGTTGAAGAGGTTGGAATTTGCAACCAAGTTCATCTGTCTCCCTTTTATTTATGTGGGCCAACTGAGGCCATACATGGACAGGAAATCAACAAGATGGTGGTGACCACCTTAACACGAAGAAGCTGCACATGACCAGTTCAATTCATGGGGTTTATTTATCCATTTAAACAAACATGGCAAGCCTTGTTTAGAAACTGTATGCTTGCATCAAAGAAAATTATGCGCTTGCAGTATAGAATACGATAGCTACAGATCTAGAGTGAAATTAGACTAATTTCTGACTGACCTGAGATGACTTCCTGAGATAAGCCAGCACACGCCTCTAGCCTAGGCTGCCTCCCCAGCTCCACGTGTCTACCACGTGGCTGATGCAGAAAGATTGTCCAGTCTTCATGGTCTGCAACATCTCAGAACTTTCGTCACAACTGCCTTATCCGTGATTAACACGGTTTGTCTGTCAGAAGAGGGGAAAGAAAACGGGGCACCTTTTAGAGAAGGACATGGTCgggttgtgggaggggggttgaTAAATTCGCGCCCTTCTACCTTGTGGTCTAGAGTTTTTCTATACACCATCAAATAAACTGGGCACCATGGAACCAAATCAATTTCATTAAAAATATTTAAGTAGAGAGAAGCTTGCTGGGTTGAAGTTAATTcaagaaatatgaagaaaacGTGTGCACGAGCATGGGCGAATTTCAGGCCATGTGGCTCAGAGAAATTTTTGGTCTTTCAGCGACAGATAAGAGAAGCTTACCTGGAAATTGTCCGTGCAACAATTCACAAAGACATTTTAGTTCTTTGTGTCTGCATACTAGGTGGGATACAGGTCTGCTTGTGACAGGATGGCAGTGGATTGGCACGACATCCTAGCGCGGAGTAAGGCCATGTCTGTCTCCTCGTCCTCTCCGCATGCTATTCCGGTGAAATGCATGATGGGTATTTAACGGGGTACAGCAGTCAACTTTGACCCCCCATGTACAGGATGTACCACTGTCACACCAATTAGGGGTGGTCAGGGTATATCTGATGTAGAAAAAGTTTATGGGTCTCCCAAAGCATGGCCCAAAGGGGTCACACCTTGCTAGTATATTAGCTTAGCTCTATGTTTCTGCCTGGTTGGTAACATGGCATGTCGTGCTTGCACTCGCCTGCtctgcagccgaccgatgatgatgatgatgtcgtGCACATCTATCCTAttaaagaaatactgtaaatgcagaaactttcacggcggccgcttcaccgcgaaatttttccataacagtaagagactacagtgtatggtgctactgcgaaattaaaaccacagcgaaaagtccattttcccgctaccgcgaaattaaatctccgcgaacagTAGCTTGTCTGCAATTTGTGAAATGGCATGTATTGGGTTTCAAAGGCTATCACTATCATTTTTAGTTTCAGCTAACTTTAAAATTTGGTTCAAATTTTGTCATCAAAATGatactagtacaatgtaatttCTGACAACATTGTCAGATGATACCAATGGAATTTTACTTTCTAAACATTGCACAATTAACATTTATACCATTGAAGCCTTAACTCTTGTAATAAACTGGCATGACCAAGGATAGTTTTGCATGCATGACTAAAACTCTTCATCAAAAGTTACTTGTTCGGCACTTCTCTGAATGtaactatgtgtgtgtgtgatgtgtgtgtgcatgatatGCAGTTCTGTCAACCAGCATGAAAGAGGACATCAACTCAGGAAGAACCCAAACAAATCAAGTTTCTGACACAGCACATTTGCATCATATATTCACAGACATGTCAATTGTCTGATAGTGCAGTACACAATATCTCACTGTACAATATATCATACCGATACACGTCAATGATTCCTATACAGACTGTACAAAGATATGTATCCAAAATATATGCGATGCAAACATACAACAATGCAAGCATATGTGGGGCATTATGTACAAATGCAGCAGTCATACTTGTGGAAACACAGTGAAAAACTTTACAGACAACGGCTCGGTCTTTACACTAACAATAGTTACATGGCACAAACATGTCATTTACGTGGCTGCTATAAACAGTACACACAGCAAGCTTATAGCTGAAACTGGGTCATTGTACCACCAATACAGCTGCAAATACCTAACATTACCAGCTATAATAACAATACATTGTCAGAAGCTTGTCTGTGATTTAAAAACAATCTCAACACTACCAGTAAAAACTCAGAGTTTGAATTTTGCTTTCTTTGAGAAACAAGTGCCTTTATGAACTTTCCAGACAAAATGTGAATATCTTTTTGTGATTTAAAAGAATAAACATATCCTGTCAAATGAGTTCATTTTGCTGGACTAAATAATTAATTTTATCAAGGATGAAATGTTTCGGTTCTATGAATTATTAAGAAAGTTAATATTATGTTTATAACCGTTACACACCAAAAAAGTACAATTGTGCAACATTGATACCTCTGTgacaatatactagtaatttgaGGCTATTTTGCAAAATTATACTTCCAAGTTTCATCTGACACACAGCAGTATCTAACACCACAGGCACGagaattcatgtacatgtatacaacttCACTGCTCTGCACCCTGTACAACCACATCAAATTGCACACATCAGGTTACAACTCCACAACACTCAACATTTGGCAAGTTTCAATCTAAAATACCTCCCGACTTTCCTGTACAGCAAGGTGGCTATTTCCCCAGTTTCGAGCTCTAAATGTGTGCTTGTTTTTGTTAACTTTGAGGTAGACACGTACATCAGTGACATTACCCTTGTTATTACCGAAACTGCATTTTTAAAGGTAAAACCAAATTTAGATACTTCCAAATATGAAACGTAGACACATGAATACCTAGCTTCCTAAGTAAGACTATAACAGAGGTAGTCAAAGGCATTCATTGCAGTACTGTGTTTTAAGTAAATAGATGTCTACATAAAGTTTTGACATCTATTAGTGATACACTGGCTTGAATATCTAAGTTGTACTACAGGTTGAAAATTTTGCATCTCTACCATGTAGAGACAGGTCCAAAACTCTCCCGACTCCAAAAGATACAATTTCTATTAGTTTCGTTATGATAGCTTCCGTCcctattttaaaaaaaatgacagtaaAATTAGCGATGAAACCAACACAAGACTTCAAGGGTCCCTATttaacaatttgttttgatataCCATCCCTGATTTTCCTTTagtagaaacttttttttagaaCGATCCTGCTCTTAATtaaaacatttacaacatacattttgtatattcagCATATGATACAGGTCAATTTAccgctacatgtatatctatacaCTGTACTAGAGTCACTATCCTACCAGATGGCAGACTGGTTTACATCGCTATCAAATTCAATGCTACACAACACAAGAGGGACAGTATCTACACAGTGTAGACTACTGAGTAACACAGGTTATTTACATCACTTCAGCACAGCTGCGTCTTTCTTTGTGACTGTACATCACTTACACATTAGTGATGATGTTGGCACGGATACAAGTCTTCACTCCACTCGCTTATATTTACATCCTTTGTGTGAAGAAAGTGGAGTTCTTGCAAAGACTATGTACTAACATCAGTATATAGTATAAGTACAATGTAACTGTACATAggtttatacatgtaactatgtgTTTGGGATCACTATCAATAGTGTGATGGCAGAGGTGTAACCAACCTATTATTCAAGACAAAGATGTTCAGTACTGGGTTTATATACAGCTGTCATTGATGGACTAGGTAGTGCTACTAATATATTATTTGTATATTGCCAATTTTAAACCTTCTGCAACCTGACTCATTAACAATAGATGTTCTGATATGTGTAATGTGCTGGTAGGGTTATGATTAAACTCAGGTCCATATAGTATGTAGCTATCCAGGTACAATTAAAAAATTAGCCTTCCCTTTTTTGTGCAATGTTTTTGGCAACATGAAAAGCTGAAGTATTCCTCCATAGTACACAAAGAGCTTGTTTTATTGACTGCAGCTATCTGTAATAGCTTTATtcccaatacatgtacatgtatgttagagCTGAACCATGGTGCTGCTATGCATTTGTTTTGTGAACCTTGTCTTATATTCCTATATACATATCTAGTCTTTCACGCTTACTTCATTTCAAACACTACGGCATTGTTACATACCACATTACTTTTACTGGCACTCGTGTGATGTGTCGATAAAGTTGTTCAGACCTTTTATGACAATCTTGAAACTTGGAAGCTATTGCGAAGTATATTCCTGTTTCTTAAAGCTATACAATCTTAAGCAGTACCTATTTGAATAAAAATATTCCGTGGTGCATActacaacaatgtacaacaaaTAGCAGTTATAACAATCATAATGGTAGGGAAGTGTAATGGCTTTAGAACCACATCTTTGTGCTTAAACCAAAGCAATCATTGCAGTTACACTAAACGGCAACAACTACTGTGAAGATGGCTGGCCTTGGGGTCATTTCTCACCATCACCGAGCGGTCCAGCTTGCTCCGTGATATTGCTCGCTTCATGGCCGTAGTACGGACACTGTTCAATACCCCCGGTCGAGCAGCGGTCAACACCACGCTGCGGTTCATCTTCGCATTGATCTCGTTCTCCGTAAGTACCATGTCGGAAGTGTCCACGATGTTGGTGAAGTTGTTTTGTGTGTCTAAGACGTCTGGCTTGGACCACTGCACCTTTTGGCTGTCCACACTCTGGGTGTCGGACTCGCTGGGAGTGTGGTTACTTGGGTCTATGGCATATTTACTATTGGATGAACTGTGGCTACTGATGCTAAGGTTACTGTTTTTCAGGCTGTCCCGTAGCTCATTACTGTTCTTTCTGTGCTGGCTCTTGTTGCTGGCAATGCTAATGTTACTGGAACGGAGATTGTTGGCATTGTTGAGACCCGTACTGTTACAGTTGGGATCCGTACCCCCACCGTTGGATGAACCATAGTTTTGGTTGTTCCATCCGTTACTACTGGTGCCGTTGGCACCGTTGAAACCTTCGCCGTTGTTGTTTTGGCTGGGACCTGTACCACCGCTCCCGCCGCCTCCTCCACGTGGGTCATCGTCACTGTCTCTTCGTCGCCAATGTTGCGACAGGCTGCCACCGCTGTCCCGTCTTAAGCGAGAGTCCGTGTCATCGTCGCTTGTATCAGTGCTACTACAGTTCGAAGCTTTATTTCGCAGGGTCTTACGGTGTTGTAAggaggaaaacttttttctcaGAGACTCCGGCGTCGCTATGGACATGCGGTTACGCAAAATTCTCGGAGATGTCCGGTGCACGGAGTCATCGTCCGACTCGATCTCCTCGCCTTCCTCGTGTATCTCGTTCAGAGTCAAGGGCGTGCTACGTCTGTTCTGTATACGTCGATTCAACGGTACCTTTCTCATCCTCACTCCTGCTGCCAGCGAACTGCCCCCTGACATTTTTTCAAGATGCCTTCGGAAATCCTCCTCGGAATCGTTACTACCGCTGTGCTTGCTGCTCTCGTCATCGTCATCGTAATCATCATCGTCACTGTTGATGTCGGAGAACCGTAGGTTatgttcctcctcctcctcttgtAAGACTTCCACCCCTTCTAACACCACGCTGCGCCCCCTGCGAGGGGAGATGGTCAGGTGGTCGCGCCCCTGGAGAGGCGGTTTGTGCCGGCTGGGGATGTTGATGGCTTCACTGGCTATTCTTGTGGCACTGCTTGACGGAGACGGGGAACGGCTGCGGCTGGGAGACTGGCGTCCGGGAACCATGGCGGACTTGGCCACGTGATCGCTGTCCTCGGGATCAGCATTCATAGGTCTGGAGGGAAAGATAATGTGTGATGATTCAAAATAATTATTTGTGGAATACACAAATAAAAGACATTTAAAACACCAATTACACAAGTCTGATCCTAATCCCTACATATTATCAAGAGTTATCATATATCAATGACCCACGTTGTGTGACGCATGAAGCCATGATAAGTTCCATGTCATTTTCATAACGGAAAGATGACTGACAAGATAAGTGGTCTGTACCTCTTGGCCACGATGAAAGGTTTTCTGGGATTGTCGCTGGGGGCCGAGTTCTGCCGCACCAAGCTGACGCGGGGATGGTCTGGCACCAGGTTTCGGCGCAGCTTTCGCTCCGCCAGCAGGTAGTAGG includes:
- the LOC118418379 gene encoding SNF-related serine/threonine-protein kinase-like, with the translated sequence MSSYRSNFRTVDSQIAGLYDLQETLGRGHFAVVKLARHVFTGEKVAVKVIDKTKIDEVSRAHLFQEVRCMKLVQHPNVVRLYEVIDTQTKLYLILELGDGGDMYDYIMKHDNGLDEEQAKLYFSQILSAISYCHRRHVVHRDLKPENVVFFQKQGLVKVTDFGFSNCFRPGEMLDTSCGSLAYSAPEILLGDAYDAPAVDVWSLGVILYMLVCGEAPFNEANDSETLTMIMDCKYTVRAHVSEECKNLIARMLIRDPARRATLEQIENHPWLQNGNLPPFMVPPMIHRKDIPEEDSRQIMQSMASGKIAELDAIKESVAHDKYDHITATYYLLAERKLRRNLVPDHPRVSLVRQNSAPSDNPRKPFIVAKRPMNADPEDSDHVAKSAMVPGRQSPSRSRSPSPSSSATRIASEAINIPSRHKPPLQGRDHLTISPRRGRSVVLEGVEVLQEEEEEHNLRFSDINSDDDDYDDDDESSKHSGSNDSEEDFRRHLEKMSGGSSLAAGVRMRKVPLNRRIQNRRSTPLTLNEIHEEGEEIESDDDSVHRTSPRILRNRMSIATPESLRKKFSSLQHRKTLRNKASNCSSTDTSDDDTDSRLRRDSGGSLSQHWRRRDSDDDPRGGGGGSGGTGPSQNNNGEGFNGANGTSSNGWNNQNYGSSNGGGTDPNCNSTGLNNANNLRSSNISIASNKSQHRKNSNELRDSLKNSNLSISSHSSSNSKYAIDPSNHTPSESDTQSVDSQKVQWSKPDVLDTQNNFTNIVDTSDMVLTENEINAKMNRSVVLTAARPGVLNSVRTTAMKRAISRSKLDRSVMVRNDPKASHLHSSCCRLV